In Cedecea neteri, a single genomic region encodes these proteins:
- a CDS encoding radical SAM protein, with product MNTEALASLKDLDPAYPVPAVYDFLLQPENEAFLDYVHKDPFGCHVFPGDIEHYPLESFFADMEHDIRAAKQIHLWAYIPTCRYRCHFCQYPTVILNPKSPSAEGVFRDLVDYNIKEAKMWLEKVPSLSKAEIGEFNIFGGTPSLLPEPELRRLMDFYYTHFNFSAATLRFEGEPGTLNREYIGILKELGFSKISFGTQSFNDAIIAACGRQHTADECEETIRSAREQGIEWVSVDLIYGMLGQTVDDVKYDMERTLELDLSHVVCTKLHMEEFMKTRTGVSGERESLWQKKGLINMNNMTFPGLGKQYQMRELVEKYLTEGYREHPTMYFHQNHLEAEKWKGLITDLDKQYPEVAIGLGGSSKCTRAEAINITGYKQYKQFLDEGRLPIEESHGISPEQREVNAFKMALSTLIPVDDAVFATRFNGNSFFENRIIKPTLEKLQAKELVVIEHGVVTLTPIGVTLVEAIINTQFISADAEQE from the coding sequence ATGAATACCGAAGCTCTCGCGTCCTTAAAAGATCTCGACCCGGCTTATCCGGTTCCGGCAGTTTACGACTTCCTCCTCCAGCCGGAGAACGAGGCTTTTCTGGACTACGTCCATAAAGATCCTTTTGGCTGCCATGTTTTTCCCGGTGACATTGAGCACTACCCGCTGGAATCGTTTTTTGCCGATATGGAGCACGATATTCGGGCTGCGAAACAGATCCATCTGTGGGCCTATATTCCCACCTGCCGTTACCGCTGCCACTTCTGCCAGTATCCAACGGTGATCCTCAATCCAAAATCGCCTTCGGCGGAAGGCGTCTTCCGGGATCTGGTGGACTACAACATTAAAGAAGCGAAGATGTGGCTGGAAAAAGTGCCGAGTCTGTCAAAAGCGGAAATTGGCGAATTCAATATCTTTGGCGGCACGCCTTCCCTGCTCCCGGAGCCGGAGCTGCGTCGGCTGATGGACTTCTATTACACGCATTTTAATTTCTCGGCGGCAACGCTGCGCTTTGAAGGCGAACCAGGGACATTAAACCGCGAATACATCGGCATTCTGAAAGAGCTGGGCTTCAGCAAAATCAGTTTCGGCACCCAATCCTTCAACGACGCCATTATTGCCGCCTGTGGTCGCCAGCACACCGCCGACGAGTGTGAAGAAACCATCCGCAGCGCCCGGGAACAGGGCATCGAGTGGGTCAGCGTCGATCTCATCTACGGCATGCTGGGCCAAACCGTGGATGACGTGAAGTACGACATGGAGCGCACCCTGGAGCTGGATCTCTCCCACGTCGTCTGTACCAAGCTGCACATGGAAGAGTTCATGAAAACGCGCACCGGCGTTTCCGGCGAGCGTGAAAGCCTGTGGCAGAAAAAAGGGCTGATCAACATGAACAACATGACGTTCCCGGGGCTGGGCAAGCAATATCAAATGCGCGAGCTGGTCGAGAAATACCTCACCGAGGGCTATCGCGAACACCCCACGATGTATTTCCACCAGAACCACCTGGAAGCTGAAAAGTGGAAAGGACTGATCACCGATCTCGACAAGCAGTATCCCGAAGTTGCTATCGGCCTGGGTGGCAGTTCGAAGTGCACCCGCGCCGAAGCCATCAACATCACCGGCTATAAGCAATACAAGCAGTTCCTCGACGAAGGCCGCCTACCTATCGAAGAAAGCCACGGTATTTCACCGGAACAGCGCGAAGTTAACGCCTTCAAAATGGCCCTCTCCACGCTCATTCCGGTGGACGACGCCGTGTTCGCGACACGCTTCAACGGCAACAGCTTTTTTGAAAACCGCATCATCAAACCGACGCTGGAAAAGCTGCAGGCAAAAGAACTGGTGGTAATTGAGCACGGCGTAGTCACGCTGACGCCCATCGGCGTCACGCTGGTTGAAGCCATCATTAACACCCAGTTCATCTCAGCCGACGCAGAGCAGGAGTAA